Genomic DNA from Oncorhynchus clarkii lewisi isolate Uvic-CL-2024 chromosome 28, UVic_Ocla_1.0, whole genome shotgun sequence:
taaatatttcaaaactaaaagcattgtatttgggacaaatcattcactataccctaaacctcaacttaaTCTTGCAATGAAtattgtggaaattgagcaagttgaggtgactaaactgcttgaagtaaccctggattgtaaacggtCATAGTCAAAACTTGttaatacaacagtagctaaaatggggagaagtctgtccataataaagcattgCCCTGCCTTTTTAACaatactatcaacaaggcaggtcctactgaTATAGAATTTTGTAATCAATGTTCATAAATATCAATTATCCTTATAGGTCTGCAACCCAGAGTGTGTAAAGTTCTGATTTAAATGAAACAGACAGAATTCCCAGCTCACAATTAGTCAAATCCAAGTTTATTCGCGAGAGCTCTGCTGTGCATATACAAAGACGTTCCTTTTATACATTCTTCCTtatctacacacacacttgcatactaaCATTAGGATTCTATCTTTTtctcctgaagtctcaccacagtttattaccactcagctgacagtcccccccccccccccccccccccgaaaccTGGAGGGGCTCTCCCTGTCCTATCTCCCCAGAGTTATAGCCGggtcggttcaaacataggttaagGAACCTCTTTGTTTTCTTTCGGCACACACATACATTTCTCTGTCCCCAGTCCAACCTAGTTGGACATATGTTTATCagctttaattactccttgtctaTGCGACATAACCTCTAATCCCTAATGGTTAAGTTTCCGGGTAGAATTATTTAATAATTTATCTTCATCTTTTATAAATTATTTTAacacctacaggccctagttttgtcgcacctggactactgttcagttgtctGGTCAAGTGctacaaagagggacttaggaaaattacaattgtctcagaacagggcagcacggctggcccttgaatGTGCACGTAGAGGTAACATTAATAATAtccatgtaaatctctcatggctcaaagtggagaacAGATTGACTTCATcgctacttgtttttgtaagaagtgaaTGCAAACTGAATGCATCGAGccgtctgtttaaactactagcacacagcccGGACAGCCATtgataccccacaagacatgccaccagaggtctcttaaacaatccccaagtccagaacagactatggaaggtgcacagtgctacatagagccatgacgacatggaactctattccacatcaggtaactgatgcaatcAAATTTAAACAGacaaaaatacaccttatggtgCAGCGGGTACTGAGGATTGACACACACAGGTACCGACACACGCATATGCACACAAAGGCTAGCACATGCACTCTACACGCacatacattgtaatattgttgtatggtggtattgcacattttgtattgtagatatgtagtggtgtaataatgttatatgatgtaatgttttatattttgttttatgtgtaagtgccttaatgtgtttggaccccaggaagagtagctgctgctgctgccaaaTACAAACATCATTTTTAATACCAAGATAATCTACAAAACAGATGGTTACTGGGTCCAAACATGTTAATAAACCAGGATGGAATGGAAACTATGAATCATGCCTATCACCACCCGCTGTGCTCTCATCGGAGAAGTTACAAATCAAAAAACAGGCAGGTCACTAACCAGCCTTTCAGGTCATTAAGGTACTTATAGGTCAGAAGGTCAATATCTGTTATAATTAGTTCATGACTGGGGACAGTCTGTTTACAGTGCCATCCTTTTTATTGTAAAACAGTTGTAATCATTTCTAAATACCACAATCAATTAAAGTTTATCATTATGCGGTAATGTTATTACTAAGACAGACTGGAATTTCCAGTCTTACCTGCCATGAGTAGCAgggcaaataaaatacaattgtaatggcagatctcctcttcatctgaagaggagtaaggatcggaccaagatgcagcgtggtaagtgtccataatgtttttaataaagacaaatgAACACTCTAACAAAAAAAACGATAACGTGAAATctacaacaaaaaacaaaaaaaacagtaccatgtggagacaaacacacacatggaaacaaacacacacaaaccaacagtgaaacccaggctacctaagtatgattctcaatcagagacaactaacgacacctgcctctgattgagaaccatactaggccgaatcagaaaccaaacatagaaaaacaaacatagactgcccaccccaactcacgccctgaccatactaaataaagacaaaacaaaggaaataaaggtcagaacgtgaccaactttttattggtcacatacaaatggttagcagatgttattgtgagtgtagcgaaatgcttgtgcttctagttccgacagtacaggaatatctaataagtaatctaagaattccacaacaactccctaatacacacaaatctaagtaaagggatggaataagaatatgtacatataaatacaaGGATGGGCCATGACCGACAGGATGCAATaggtggtataaaatacagtatatacatctgaGATGAGtagtgcaagatatgtaaacatcattattaaagtggaattattatagtgactagtgatccaatgatttcaagtctgtatgtaggcagcagcctctttgtgttagtgatggctgttaatacagtctgatggccttgcgatagaagctgtttttcagtctctcggtcccagctttcatgcacctgtactgacctcgccttctggatgatagcagggtgaacaagcagtggctcgggtggttgttgtccttgattatctttttggccttcctgtgacattgggtggtgtaggtatcctggagggcaggtagtttgcccccggtgaagcAGTGTGCAGACCGCtccaccctctggaaagccctgtggttgtgggcggtgcagttgctgtaccaggcggggatacagcccgacatgttgctctcaattgtgtatctgtagaagtttgtgggGTTTTGGTGActaaccaaatttcttcagcctcctgaggtttcaGTTTTAGTTACAATACAGACTGGCAGTAAGTGGTCTTTCAAAAAGAGCATCACACAAATAGATTTTGCTTTAGGTAGAGACACTCCACTATTCCGTATTTTATGAGCTAAAAATCCATGTTTTGTAAATCACATAGGATTCTAACATTTCAGTTAGTCTTTTTTTcactttttaaaacatttgtatttttattttacctttatttaactaggcaagtcagttaagaacaaattcttattttcaatgacggcctagaaacagtgggttaactgccttgttcaggggcagaacgacaaatttttaccttgtcagctcgcggATTCTGTTACATTTTCTGTTACATCTTTTTGAATGAACAGTTTAAAAATATAGTTCTAATGCCTAATCACCTGCAGTGACTTCTACTACCAAAACAAGAGTCAGTTCCATCAGTCAAGGGTATAATGTCTGAGCTCATAGACCATTATATACCCACAACAACCTCTAATCACCAggcctttttatttttatttaacctttatttaactaggcaagtcagttaagaacaaattcttatttacaatgatggcctaggaacagtgggttgtctgggaactgccttgttcaggggccgaattacagatttttaccttggcagctcaggaattcaatctagcaacctttcggttactggcccaatgcgctaaccactaggctacctgccacccctggcTGGGATGAGACCATCCACTCTCCAGCTGCTTGTCAGTTTCTGACAGGTGGCATCACATTGAAGACTGATTGGCATCATACAGTAATTTTCTAACTGTAATAATAATTGCCATGTGGGCATTTAAGACAATGGTCATTTAAGGTCCATTGGCATTGCCTTATGGACAATTTTAAGGGGGTCTTCTAAGAacttatctggttaaataaataaatgagttaATGAATGAATAGAAACTAACTGTACTTTCATTTTTAACTAACTAACTGATAATTTTTTGTTTGTAAAATGCCACTTTACAGCAGTAACGTATTGTGGAGTGGCACCTTTCCACTCCACGCCAGATGGTGGCAGTGTATGCACGTGTCATTACCTATTTCGTGTTGTCACTAAGGAAGTGCGAAGCAGCCGGCGTTTGTATTTCAAACATGGCGCAGCCCGGTTCAATACTCGTGCGATTCAGAGCGTTGTGTAACCTTGGGAAATCTTTGGATACAGGGAACACAATTGGACAAAATTACAATCGGGTCCGGTGGTACAAGACAAAAGCCAAGAGCAATCAGGATACTGCAGCGTCAGCGGGCCAGACAAGACGGGGTGAGTGAGAAATGCTGTTGAATTGAGTTGACTGGTGCTAGGTCCAAGCCGGAGAAAAGCACCTTGAGACATACGTTCAGAAGTAATCGTCATtaaaagctagctagcttactgACCGAAAAGTTGCTTACATTGCCATTAGCTAGTTATCTACATGTCTCTATTTCAAGTTGTATGACAATGATATCTTGCTAAGTTGTCAAGATAGCTAGCTGAGTAATTGACCTCCGTCTTTCATCATTCATATCAGGTAGTGAGCTGCTGAAAGAGTTCCCTGAACCGAAGAGCCTGCTGTTTACCACCATATCCCGGTCGCTTGGGGTGTCTGACCTCTCCCAACACATCCAGTACCATTGCACAGAGGATGGGGGTCTCAAGGTCAGAGAGACAAGGCATTAGGTGGACTATTgcaaccacaggaggctggtgaggggaggacggctcataataatggctggaatggaacatGGAAATTCAGAGtgccgcagcggtctaaggcactgcgtctcaatgttaaaggcgtcactacagacatcctgtttcgaatccaggctgtatcacaaccggccgtgattgggagtcccatagggtggcacacaattggcccagtgttgtctgggtttggcctgtgtaggccatcattgtaaataagaatttgttcttaactgacttgccgagttaaataaaggttacatttaaaaatatatatatttttaagtgtttgatgtgattgaTACCGTTCCAGCTGTTACCATGAGCAGGTCCTCcgcaattaaggtgccaccagccacctgtgATTGCAACACATCTTGTTTGACAGATGATGCCTTTTCCCAAACAAAGTCCATTGTCTAAGAATTGTTTCACTGTTGCTATACGTGTCTGTTTTCAGAGAGCCACTGTCACACTCCTCTGGCCCAGCAAGATGGAGGTGGAGGGCTTTGCTCGCAAGAAGATTGATGCTGAACGatacgctgctgctgctgcctgtcacAAGCTGAGGGTAAGAGAAAAGCCCTGCCCTTAAATAATTACAGCAGGACCTGTCTCACTTTGTCTTtcacttctttctctccctctcatcgcTGCAGGAGATGGGTGTGCTGGGTCCAGACAATCAGGTGGCCAGGAGGAGTGTGGGACGAGGGCGAGGACCGCCACTGTCAGCCTTACAGGACCTGGAGGAGTGTCGGTGGACAGATGTCCATGTGCCTAGAAGAGACCTCCAGAATGGATCCTTGGAACCTCGCATACAATCAAGGTATTACAATCCTCCTGTTACTATGGATCCTACTCATTACCACTGTATTATGGCTTATACTTTGCTGATTTTGCAGGGGACCTGATTAACTTTTTAGTTGATGGTTTGGTTTATTGTGCTGCACATGTCAGTGTATACAGGGCACCTGAGGAGAATTCTGAGCTCTCCCAGGCTCTTTCCATGTTCGTAAATCCTAAAGCTCTGCTGACCAGGGTCATCCAGGTGGCCACGTCCTCCAACAGATTCAGGGTCagtaactgtctctgtctcctataGGTCCAACATGCGCCATAATGCAGCCTGTCATAGCACTTGTTATAAGCTATCATACAACCTGTCTAAAGCTAAGTCACTTATCTCTGAACTGTCACTCACTCTCCCGTTCTCCTCTACAGGAACTGGTACAGTACAAGACGGTGGGCGGTAAGATGAAGAGATGTGAGCTGACCATGCGATGGCCAGAGGAGATTACGTTTGTGGCCTCGGCTCTTcgcagagttgaggcagagaggagagctgCTGCACTGGCCTGTCTCAAACTGAAGGTGAGGACCACAGATGAAAGAGCACAGAGAATTAATCATGCATTTGTTTATAATATGTCTGTTAGATTCTGTTTTCAAACATGCATTCCCataccagggttgtgttcattaaggCATGGAAAGGAACGTTTATGATAAAACATTTTGCAAAGGAATACAACTATAGGTGTCTTATTGCATCCATTTTGTTCCGTTTGGTGCTCAATGCTCAACTTTGTCTATACTCTCTCCAGGAAATGGAGCTGCTAGATGAGGACAACCAACCTCTGACCCATGCTAAGTACCACAAGGAGGAGATGCGTGAGgcggggcagagagacagagagccctGCCATCTGGAGATACCCGAGTACTTGGAGCATAGCACCAGAGAATACCTCACACAGGTTGGTTATCCTGCATCATCAACACTGGAAAATCAGGCTGTGTAGCTAACGACATTGGCCAGGAATTTACTTCATTGCCTCTGTTTGTGCTCATGTCTTGAATTGTCCAGTATCCAGTGGCGACAGAGATGCAGAAgctgtgggaggaggaggaggagagaagccaGCAAAGGTTGAACCAGCAggacgaagaggaggaagaggacctcgTCACAGACGCCATCACAGGCAGGCCATACCGGCCCCTCTCTACCCAGGAGGCCGAGCAGCTGAGCTCCGACCTacaggaggagtgggagagggcaGGGCCTGGCCTGGGGGTGGAGCTCCCAGTCGACTCCCACCGGGAACGCGTTGTGTCAGCGGTGGAGTCCTCCAGGGTCATCGTGGTTGCTGGGGAGACGGGATGTGGCAAGACAACGCGTATCCCGCGCTTCCTTCTGGAGGGGCGTGTGCGGGGCGGGGAGGGAGCGGAGTGTAACATCTTGGTCACCCAGCCTCGGAGGATTAGCGCTGTGTCAGTGGCTCACCGTGTTGCCCACGAGATGGGCCCCGCCCTCAAACGCTCTGTAGGGTATCAGGTGAGTTACAGGGAGCATGCTGTTTATAATTAGATCAAATGCTGTTGTCACCAGAATCACAGACTAACTAACCATTAGGGCCGGTACAATACCATTATTGCAATACTCGTTAGTATcctggcaaggaaacaaaacatgaattGGATTTAACCTCTAGGAAAAtggccctgatgttggaaacacaACATTATGTTGTCATtcagtcacatgtatttattttacaagctgtagcacacaatattttacagacAGCAAGATTTTAAAAGACCGAAGAGTTCGGTTTGCTTCGTGTTTACGTTTTTGCCATCAACATTTTTtttgcgatactggtatcgtcccgccCTACTAACATTTGAGCTGTCACTCCCTCTACTGTAGGTCAACTTCTCTCGTTCATTGGACATTTGCGCTGTCAATCACTCTCCCatgacccccccccaccctctagGTGCGTCTGGAGAGCCGTCCCCCGGAGCACAGCGGTGGGGCCCTTCTCTTCCTGACGGTGGGGGTGTTACTGAGGAAGCTGCAGGGTAACGCCTCCCTGAGGGGGGTTAGCCATGTGGTGGTGGATGAGGTCCACGAGAGGGACGTCAATACGGACCTGCTGCTGGCCCTACTGCGACCCGCCCTAAGGGACAACCCCAACCTCCGCGTCGTGCTGATGAGCGCCACAGGGGATAACCAGAGGCTGGCCCAGTACTTCGGGGACTGCCCCGTGGTCAGTGTTCCCGGGTTCATGCACCCTGTCAGGGATCGGTACCTGGAGGAGGTCCTTAGGGAGATGGGGAGACCACCGCCACCCCCGGCAAGGACAGACCTGCAGGGACGGGTGAGTAAGGTGATAACTGCTGAGGGGTGGACGTTAGTAGTTTTCAATAATTGACGGCGCTTGTACATTCCTGCCTGTTTTCTttcatatgtacactaccgttcaaaaatttggggtcacttagaaatgtcctttttttttttgtccattgaaataacataaaattgatcataaatacaatgtagacattgttaatgttgtaaataactattgtagctggaaacggcagattgttAATgggatatctacataggtgtacagaagcccattatcagcaaccatcactcctgtgttccaatggcacgttgtgttagctaatccaagtttattattttaaaaggctaattgatcattagaaaacccttttgcaattatgttagcacagctgaaaactgttgtcctgattttaAAGACGCAATAAAACTTGCCTCCTTTAgagtagttgagtatctggagcatcacaTGTGGGTtctattacaggctcaaaatggccagaaacaaagaacttccttctgaaactcgtcaatctattccatgcgagaaattgccaagaaactgaagaagctggctctaaccagaatagaaagtgggagtccccggtgcacaactgagtaagaggacacaagtcctcacaagtcctcaactggcagcttcattaaatagtacccaccaaacaccagtctcaaagtgaagaggcgattctgggatgctggccttctaggcagagttcctctgtccagtgtctgttcttttgcccatcttaatcttttatttttattggccagtctgagatatggctttttctttgcaactctgtctagaaggccagcatcccggagtcaccttttcactgttgacgttgagactggtgttttgcgggtactatttaattaagctgccagctgaggacttgaggtgtctgtttctcaaattagacactaatatacttgtcctcttactcagttgtaccccggggcctcccac
This window encodes:
- the LOC139387129 gene encoding ATP-dependent RNA helicase DHX30, which gives rise to MAQPGSILVRFRALCNLGKSLDTGNTIGQNYNRVRWYKTKAKSNQDTAASAGQTRRGSELLKEFPEPKSLLFTTISRSLGVSDLSQHIQYHCTEDGGLKRATVTLLWPSKMEVEGFARKKIDAERYAAAAACHKLREMGVLGPDNQVARRSVGRGRGPPLSALQDLEECRWTDVHVPRRDLQNGSLEPRIQSSVYRAPEENSELSQALSMFVNPKALLTRVIQVATSSNRFRELVQYKTVGGKMKRCELTMRWPEEITFVASALRRVEAERRAAALACLKLKEMELLDEDNQPLTHAKYHKEEMREAGQRDREPCHLEIPEYLEHSTREYLTQYPVATEMQKLWEEEEERSQQRLNQQDEEEEEDLVTDAITGRPYRPLSTQEAEQLSSDLQEEWERAGPGLGVELPVDSHRERVVSAVESSRVIVVAGETGCGKTTRIPRFLLEGRVRGGEGAECNILVTQPRRISAVSVAHRVAHEMGPALKRSVGYQVRLESRPPEHSGGALLFLTVGVLLRKLQGNASLRGVSHVVVDEVHERDVNTDLLLALLRPALRDNPNLRVVLMSATGDNQRLAQYFGDCPVVSVPGFMHPVRDRYLEEVLREMGRPPPPPARTDLQGREKDDATPDLDLVANVIEHIHRQGEPGAVLCFLPGWQDIKAVQKRLEEKPTFQSGSQMILPLHSSMSVGDQQTVFQRPPEGRRKIVLATNIAETSITIDDIVHVVNAGSQKEQNYDTRTKVSCLDTVWISRSNVTQRRGRAGRCQPGHAYHLFPRQRLESMTTFPVPEILRTPLESLVVQAKIHSPHCKAVDFLSQVLDSPEREAVTDAVRNLQEIGVLDKTEALTPLGERVACLSCDPRLGKVLVLAALFRCVLPLLSVTACLTRDPFHNSMQNRALVSKAKEDLGGSSYSDYLVFSRAVLGWRSVQQERDRETRQDYLNRYTLSGAGLRFINGLTSQFSENLLEAGLVERSADCQRSSSLYNQHSHQDELVKAVLLAGLYPNLIQVKRGAVTKGRFRPNSLSFRTQSGPVLLHRSSVNRGKEQFPSRWLTFFSAIKSNGNVFIRDSSAAHPLALLLLTDCDITERVNGDRVEVAFPGRSLVRCELSVQTWELLWELRSSIQTMLYRNLRPHSSANYITQDGKLISLLVELLNNTESNTDPQPNGGHSDSEVD